The following coding sequences are from one Triticum aestivum cultivar Chinese Spring chromosome 5A, IWGSC CS RefSeq v2.1, whole genome shotgun sequence window:
- the LOC123104863 gene encoding 28 kDa ribonucleoprotein, chloroplastic, protein MAMASSVAAASLRALAGASPAPLPKPFLVLLSPAPPRRLGLGLRAARPRGPLAPLASSDSFFETSAAVDVAEPEDEALEAVAEEEPAVAEEEEDVAAEEEEVEEVGEYVEPPEEAKVYVGNLPYDVDSERLAQLFEQAGVVEVSEVIYNRETDQSRGFGFVTMSTIEEAEKAVEMFHRYDVNGRLLTVNKAAPRGARVERPPRDSGSSFRIYVGNLPWQVDDSRLVELFSEHGKVVDARVVYDRDTGRSRGFGFVTMASQEELDDAIAALDGQSLEGRALRVNVAEERPPRRF, encoded by the exons ATGGCGATGGCCTCCTCCGTCGCCGCGGCGTCCCTCCGAGcgctcgccggcgcctccccggccCCGCTCCCGAAGCCGTTCCTCGTGCTGCTCTCCCCGGCGCCCccgcgccgcctcggcctcggcctccgcGCCGCCCGCCCGCGCGGCCCGCTCGCCCCGCTCGCCTCCTCTGACTCCTTTTTCGAAACCTCCGCGGCCGTCGACGTCGCCGAGCCGGAGGACGAGGCCCTGGAGGCCGTCGCGGAGGAGGAGCCCGccgtggccgaggaggaggaggatgtggcggccgaggaggaggaggtggaggaggtcgggGAGTACGTGGAGCCGCCGGAGGAGGCCAAGGTGTACGTCGGCAACCTGCCCTACGACGTCGACAGCGAGCGCCTCGCGCAGCTCTTCGAGCAGGCCGGCGTCGTCGAGGTCTCCGAG GTCATCTACAACAGAGAAACCGACCAGAGCCGTGGATTTGGGTTTGTCACCATGAGTACAATTGAGGAGGCTGAGAAGGCTGTGGAGATGTTCCATCGCTAC GATGTGAATGGGAGGCTGTTGACTGTAAACAAGGCAGCTCCTAGAGGCGCCCGGGTGGAAAGGCCTCCCCGTGATTCCGGCTCTTCATTCAGGATCTATGTGGGCAACCTGCCATGGCAAGTGGACGACTCTAGGTTGGTGGAGCTGTTCAGCGAGCATGGCAAAGTGGTCGATGCTAGGGTCGTCTACGACAGAGACACTGGGCGCTCACGGGGATTTGGTTTCGTGACAATGGCGTCGCAGGAGGAGCTGGATGATGCCATCGCTGCCCTCGATGGACAG AGCTTGGAGGGGCGTGCCCTAAGGGTGAACGTCGCAGAGGAGCGGCCACCTAGGAGGTTCTAA